One Stenotrophomonas sp. SAU14A_NAIMI4_5 DNA segment encodes these proteins:
- a CDS encoding glutathione peroxidase: MPNAFDFGFVDLDGQPQALAQYQGRPLLLVNVASRCGFTPQYTGLEQLWQDYRDRGLVVVGFPCNQFGAQEPGDAAQIRQFCSLDYPVSFPLSQKIEVKGEGADPLWHWLSHEKRGLLGIARIKWNFSKFLLDRQGQVVARYAPTTAPEQLRSAIEALL; this comes from the coding sequence ATGCCCAACGCCTTCGACTTCGGTTTCGTGGACCTGGATGGCCAGCCGCAGGCATTGGCGCAGTACCAGGGCCGGCCGCTGCTGCTGGTCAACGTCGCCAGCCGCTGCGGCTTCACCCCGCAGTACACCGGCCTGGAACAGCTGTGGCAGGACTACCGCGACCGTGGCCTGGTGGTGGTCGGCTTCCCCTGCAACCAGTTCGGTGCGCAGGAGCCTGGCGACGCGGCGCAGATCCGCCAGTTCTGTTCGCTCGATTACCCGGTCAGCTTCCCGCTTTCGCAGAAGATCGAGGTCAAAGGCGAGGGCGCCGATCCGCTGTGGCACTGGCTGTCGCACGAGAAGCGCGGCCTGCTGGGCATCGCCCGCATCAAATGGAACTTCAGCAAGTTCCTGCTCGACCGCCAGGGCCAGGTGGTGGCGCGCTATGCGCCGACCACCGCACCGGAACAGCTGCGCAGCGCGATCGAAGCGCTGCTCTGA
- a CDS encoding DUF3298 and DUF4163 domain-containing protein, producing MYEHEQGIPMKTGNNRLLRVSALAGAMGVLLLAGCQRGEEAAPAPDAAPAAEAAVTEPTPATEAPLDLRDVVENNEREVVGISYPAGIDRYPGLARALQDYATSARGDLQQALDGLGNDKPTMPYELSLSFEKVLETPQLVVVSADGSRYTGGAHGEPLVARFVWLPQQQQMLSAGTLVADDKGWKAISDFVADQLRERVATRLSSEDMQPADLQESLRNASRMIAEGTGPQAENFSQFQPLTDDKGQITALRFVFPPYQVGPYSDGTQTADVPAAVLLPHVAKDYVALFARG from the coding sequence ATGTACGAACATGAACAGGGGATCCCGATGAAGACTGGAAACAACCGGCTGCTGCGCGTGAGCGCGCTGGCCGGCGCAATGGGCGTGCTGCTGCTGGCCGGTTGCCAGCGTGGTGAAGAGGCGGCTCCGGCCCCCGATGCGGCACCGGCGGCAGAAGCTGCCGTGACCGAGCCGACGCCTGCCACCGAAGCGCCGCTGGACCTGCGCGACGTGGTGGAGAACAACGAGCGCGAAGTGGTCGGCATCAGCTATCCGGCCGGCATCGACCGCTACCCGGGCCTGGCGCGCGCGCTGCAGGACTACGCCACCTCCGCCCGCGGCGACCTGCAGCAGGCGCTGGACGGGCTGGGCAACGACAAGCCGACCATGCCGTACGAGCTGTCGCTGAGCTTCGAGAAGGTGCTGGAGACCCCGCAGCTGGTGGTGGTCAGTGCCGATGGCAGCCGCTACACCGGTGGCGCCCATGGCGAGCCACTGGTGGCGCGTTTCGTGTGGCTGCCACAACAGCAGCAGATGCTCAGCGCCGGCACGCTGGTGGCCGATGACAAGGGCTGGAAGGCGATCAGTGATTTCGTTGCCGACCAGCTGCGCGAGCGCGTGGCCACCCGCCTCAGCAGCGAGGACATGCAGCCGGCCGACCTGCAGGAATCGCTGCGCAATGCCTCGCGGATGATTGCCGAGGGCACCGGCCCGCAGGCCGAGAACTTCAGCCAGTTCCAGCCGCTGACCGACGACAAGGGCCAGATCACGGCGCTGCGTTTCGTGTTCCCGCCCTACCAGGTGGGCCCGTATTCGGATGGTACGCAGACGGCCGATGTACCGGCCGCGGTGCTGCTGCCGCACGTGGCCAAGGATTACGTGGCGCTGTTCGCACGCGGGTAA
- the cfa gene encoding cyclopropane fatty acyl phospholipid synthase, which translates to MDTGLQERVAGLLQEAGVRIGGTQPQDIQVHDPRFFARVMGHGSLGLGESYMDGWWDANVLDEFLVHLMMAHLDERVHGWREVADALKARLFNLQAGQGSYEVGRRHYDLGNDLYQAMLGQRLVYSCGYWRNVVDLDAAQEAKLDLVCRKLGLRPGQRVLDIGCGWGEALKYAAVRYGVSGVGVTISQEQAAFARELCAGLPIEIRLQDYRDLDEPFDAVFSIGMFEHVGDKNYDSFFEVARRCLSPRGLLLLHSIGTNVSRHRTDPWIARYIFPNSMLPSAAQITRAFEGRFVLEDWHNFGTDYDLTLQAWRRNVEAAWPQLDARYDEHFRRMWRFYLAGSMATFRCRHAQLWQLVLSPEGVRGGYVAPR; encoded by the coding sequence GTGGACACAGGGTTGCAGGAGCGGGTTGCCGGCCTGCTCCAGGAAGCCGGGGTCCGCATCGGCGGCACCCAGCCGCAGGACATCCAGGTGCATGACCCGCGCTTCTTCGCGCGGGTCATGGGCCACGGCTCGCTCGGCCTGGGCGAGAGCTACATGGACGGCTGGTGGGATGCCAACGTCCTGGATGAATTCCTGGTCCACCTGATGATGGCGCACCTGGACGAACGCGTGCATGGCTGGCGCGAGGTGGCCGATGCGCTGAAGGCGCGGCTGTTCAACCTGCAGGCCGGGCAGGGCAGCTATGAAGTCGGCCGCCGCCATTACGACCTGGGCAACGACCTGTACCAGGCCATGCTCGGCCAGCGCCTGGTCTACAGCTGTGGCTACTGGCGCAACGTCGTCGATCTGGATGCCGCGCAGGAGGCCAAGCTCGATCTGGTTTGCCGCAAGCTGGGCCTGCGCCCGGGCCAGCGCGTGCTGGACATCGGCTGTGGCTGGGGCGAGGCACTGAAGTATGCCGCGGTACGTTACGGCGTCAGTGGCGTGGGCGTGACCATTTCGCAGGAGCAGGCCGCGTTCGCCCGCGAGCTGTGCGCGGGCCTGCCGATCGAGATCCGCCTGCAGGACTACCGCGATCTGGACGAGCCGTTCGATGCGGTGTTCTCCATCGGCATGTTCGAGCACGTGGGTGACAAGAACTACGACAGCTTCTTCGAGGTGGCGCGGCGCTGCCTGTCGCCGCGCGGGCTGCTGCTGTTGCACAGCATCGGCACCAATGTGTCGCGGCACCGCACCGATCCATGGATCGCGCGCTACATCTTCCCCAATTCGATGCTGCCCTCGGCCGCGCAGATCACCCGTGCCTTCGAAGGGCGCTTCGTGCTGGAGGACTGGCACAACTTCGGCACCGACTACGACCTGACGCTGCAGGCGTGGCGGCGCAACGTGGAGGCGGCGTGGCCGCAGCTGGATGCGCGCTACGACGAGCATTTCCGCCGCATGTGGCGGTTCTACCTGGCCGGATCGATGGCCACGTTCCGCTGCCGGCATGCGCAGCTGTGGCAGCTGGTGCTGTCGCCGGAGGGTGTGCGCGGCGGATATGTGGCACCGCGTTAG
- a CDS encoding ferredoxin--NADP reductase yields the protein MSSAFGAETVLEVRHWTDAYFSFTLTRDSGFRFENGQFVMIGLETEARPLLRAYSIASANWEEHLEFFSIKVQDGPLTSRLQHIKPGDKVLVGKKPTGTLLISDLHPGKNLYLLGTGTGMAPWLSVIKDPETYERFEKVILCHGVRYEKDLAYRDYFEKELREHEFLGEMIGDKLLYYPAVTREPFANQGRLTQLMESGEMQRTLGLPELSPENDRAMICGSPQMLADLRTVLDARGFQVSPRIGQPGHYVFERAFVEK from the coding sequence ATGTCTTCCGCTTTCGGCGCCGAAACGGTGCTTGAGGTCCGCCACTGGACCGATGCCTACTTCAGTTTCACCCTCACCCGCGACAGCGGCTTCCGTTTCGAGAACGGCCAGTTCGTGATGATCGGCCTGGAGACCGAGGCGCGGCCGCTGCTGCGCGCGTACTCCATCGCCAGCGCCAACTGGGAAGAACACCTGGAGTTCTTCAGCATCAAGGTGCAGGACGGCCCGCTGACCTCGCGCCTGCAGCACATCAAGCCGGGCGACAAGGTGCTGGTCGGCAAGAAGCCCACCGGCACCCTGCTGATCAGCGACCTGCACCCGGGCAAGAACCTGTACCTGCTGGGTACCGGCACCGGCATGGCGCCGTGGCTGTCGGTCATCAAGGACCCGGAAACCTACGAGCGCTTCGAGAAGGTGATCCTCTGCCACGGCGTGCGCTACGAGAAAGACCTGGCCTACCGCGATTACTTCGAGAAGGAACTGCGTGAGCACGAGTTCCTCGGCGAGATGATCGGCGACAAGCTGCTGTACTACCCGGCCGTCACCCGCGAGCCGTTCGCCAACCAGGGCCGCCTGACCCAGCTGATGGAAAGCGGCGAGATGCAGCGCACCCTGGGCCTGCCGGAACTGAGCCCGGAGAACGACCGCGCGATGATCTGCGGCAGCCCGCAGATGCTGGCCGACCTGCGCACCGTGCTCGACGCGCGTGGCTTCCAGGTCTCGCCGCGTATCGGCCAGCCCGGCCACTACGTGTTCGAACGCGCCTTCGTCGAGAAGTAA
- a CDS encoding M3 family metallopeptidase has translation MTTRLALAVAMTLGLALPAYSASAAAPAAAANAQQANPFFADSPLPLHFPQFDKIKDSDFAPAFDAGMAQQLKEVEAIANTKAKPTFDNTIIALEKSGDVLDRATTVFFSLVGADTNDARKKLQADYSAKFAAHSDAIALNGKLFARIQALYDTRSQLGLDAEGVRLVEKYYDNYVRSGAKLSEADKATLKTMNAELANLGTKFSQNVQSEVNASAITVDDVKQLDGLSQEQIAAAAEAAKARGLDGKYVITLLNTTGQPPLTNLANRALRQKIYEASITRGSRGGEFDNTALVSRIMQLRADKAKLMGFPNFAAYNLTNQTAKNPEAVNAMLGKLAPAAVANAKREAADLQAMIDKEQKAAGKKTFALEPWDWAFYSEKVRQAKYNFDESQLKPYFEMKNVLENGVFFAANQEFGLTFKQRTDLPVYHDDVTVYDVFDADGSQLAIFIFDPYARASKRGGAWMNSYVSQSKLTGFKPVVANHLNIPKPPAGQPTLLTWDEVSTTFHEFGHALHGMFSNVKYPYFSGTAVPRDFVEFPSQVNEMWADNPAILKNYAKHYQNGSAMPQALLDKVLAAAKFNQGFATTEYLGAAMLDQNWHQLAADKVPAAKDVMAFERAALEKDGIYYAPVPPRYRTPYFSHIMGGYSAGYYAYIWSEVLDANTQKWFKDNGGLSRKNGDHFRATLLSKGGSVDAMQLFRDFAGHEPQIEPLLEKRGLTGAGN, from the coding sequence TTGACCACCCGCCTTGCCCTTGCCGTGGCCATGACCCTCGGCCTTGCCCTGCCCGCCTATTCGGCCAGCGCCGCCGCCCCGGCCGCTGCCGCCAACGCCCAGCAGGCCAACCCGTTCTTCGCCGACAGCCCGCTGCCGCTGCACTTCCCGCAGTTCGACAAGATCAAGGACAGCGACTTCGCCCCGGCCTTCGACGCCGGCATGGCGCAGCAGCTGAAGGAAGTGGAGGCGATCGCCAACACCAAGGCCAAGCCGACCTTCGACAACACCATCATCGCCCTGGAAAAGAGCGGTGACGTGCTGGACCGTGCGACCACCGTGTTCTTCAGTCTGGTCGGCGCCGATACCAACGATGCGCGCAAGAAGCTGCAGGCCGACTACTCGGCGAAGTTCGCCGCGCACAGCGATGCGATCGCGCTGAACGGCAAGCTGTTCGCCCGCATCCAGGCGCTGTATGACACCCGCAGCCAGCTGGGCCTGGACGCCGAAGGCGTGCGCCTGGTCGAGAAGTACTACGACAACTACGTGCGCTCCGGCGCCAAGCTGTCCGAGGCCGACAAGGCCACGCTGAAGACCATGAACGCCGAGCTGGCCAACCTGGGCACCAAGTTCAGCCAGAACGTGCAGTCCGAAGTGAACGCCTCGGCGATCACCGTCGACGACGTCAAGCAGCTCGACGGCCTGTCCCAGGAACAGATCGCCGCCGCCGCCGAAGCCGCCAAGGCCCGCGGCCTGGACGGCAAGTACGTGATCACCCTGCTCAACACCACCGGCCAGCCGCCGCTGACCAACCTGGCCAACCGCGCGCTGCGCCAGAAGATCTACGAAGCCTCGATCACCCGTGGCAGCCGCGGCGGTGAGTTCGACAACACCGCCCTGGTCTCGCGCATCATGCAGCTGCGCGCCGACAAGGCGAAGCTGATGGGCTTCCCGAACTTCGCCGCGTACAACCTGACCAACCAGACCGCGAAGAACCCCGAAGCCGTCAACGCGATGCTGGGCAAGCTGGCCCCGGCCGCCGTGGCCAACGCCAAGCGCGAAGCCGCCGACCTGCAGGCGATGATCGACAAGGAACAGAAGGCCGCCGGCAAGAAGACCTTCGCCCTGGAGCCGTGGGACTGGGCGTTCTACAGCGAGAAGGTGCGCCAGGCCAAGTACAACTTCGACGAATCCCAGCTCAAGCCGTACTTCGAGATGAAGAACGTGCTGGAGAACGGCGTGTTCTTCGCCGCCAACCAGGAATTCGGCCTGACCTTCAAGCAGCGCACCGACCTGCCGGTGTACCACGACGACGTCACCGTCTATGACGTGTTCGATGCCGACGGCAGCCAGCTGGCGATCTTCATCTTCGACCCGTACGCGCGTGCCTCCAAGCGCGGTGGCGCCTGGATGAACTCCTACGTCTCGCAGTCCAAGCTGACCGGCTTCAAGCCGGTGGTCGCCAACCACCTCAACATCCCCAAGCCGCCGGCCGGCCAGCCGACCCTGCTGACCTGGGATGAGGTGAGCACCACCTTCCACGAATTCGGCCACGCCCTGCACGGCATGTTCTCCAACGTGAAGTACCCGTACTTCTCGGGCACCGCCGTGCCGCGCGACTTCGTCGAGTTCCCCTCGCAGGTCAACGAAATGTGGGCCGACAACCCGGCCATCCTGAAGAACTACGCCAAGCACTACCAGAACGGTTCGGCGATGCCGCAGGCGCTGCTGGACAAGGTGCTGGCCGCGGCCAAGTTCAACCAGGGCTTTGCCACCACCGAGTACCTGGGTGCGGCGATGCTGGACCAGAACTGGCACCAGCTGGCGGCCGACAAGGTGCCGGCAGCCAAGGACGTGATGGCCTTCGAGCGCGCCGCGCTGGAGAAGGACGGCATCTACTACGCGCCGGTTCCGCCGCGCTACCGTACCCCGTACTTCAGCCACATCATGGGCGGCTACTCGGCCGGCTACTACGCCTACATCTGGTCGGAAGTGCTGGACGCCAACACCCAGAAGTGGTTCAAGGACAACGGTGGCCTCAGCCGCAAGAACGGCGACCACTTCCGCGCGACCCTGCTGTCCAAGGGCGGCAGCGTGGATGCCATGCAGCTGTTCCGCGATTTCGCCGGCCACGAGCCGCAGATCGAACCGCTGCTGGAAAAGCGTGGCCTGACCGGCGCCGGCAACTGA